Proteins from a genomic interval of Carassius auratus strain Wakin unplaced genomic scaffold, ASM336829v1 scaf_tig00217157, whole genome shotgun sequence:
- the LOC113100071 gene encoding CD97 antigen-like, protein LLALSRSLLHLEFFVPVCIVMSLNCFFFIITVWKLAQKLSSLNPDLSSLHKIRSFTVTAVAQLCVLGGTWVFGFFLFQEDGTEVMLYLFTILNSLQGAFIFIMHCLLSKPVRTEYYTLFVRMCPHKKKVEYSISSISGKPLRSEDSTGESKI, encoded by the exons CTGCTGGCTCTCTCTCGATCTTTACTTCATCTTGAGTTTTTCGTGCCAGTCTGCATCGTCATGAGCCTCAattgtttcttcttcatcatcactgtCTGGAAACTGGCCCAGAAGTTATCCAGCCTCAATCCAGACCTCTCCAGCCTCCACAAGATCAG GAGTTTCACGGTGACCGCTGTGGCTCAGTTGTGTGTTCTCGGAGGAACGTGGGTCTTCGGCTTCTTCCTCTTCCAGGAGGACGGGACTGAAGTCATGTTGTACCTCTTCACGATCTTAAACAGCCTGCAGGGGGCGTTCATCTTCATCATGCACTGCCTGCTGTCCAAACCG GTCAGGACGGAGTATTACACCCTGTTTGTCCGAATGTGTCCACACAAGAAGAAAGTGGAATACAGTATCAGCAGcatttcaggt AAACCTCTACGGAGCGAAGACAGCACAGGAGAGTCCAAGATATAA